The following proteins are encoded in a genomic region of Necator americanus strain Aroian chromosome II, whole genome shotgun sequence:
- a CDS encoding hypothetical protein (NECATOR_CHRII.G4239.T1), with product MASRVNICSVNILDNPSTFTAQLKLEITFEVFEYLPHDLEWELVYVGSAKSSSYDQVLDSALVGPVPEGRHKFVFAVDAPDPTKIPVQDLVGVTVLLLRCKYNGQEFINLGWFVSNDYDDPELKENPPTKPIIEKLTRTVQTDDLRVTSFPIKWDENQPDEYPPEPEQEEIDEADLMPLEDVEDEEKREEDEEEGDGNPEIDVDLEESMDNDDVKDEEEEEEKLDEREDQEGSTDDVEMADDTAETTGNTSATENVTANSVVSKDDKAELKEAGDAPFSDVTNDSQVTQ from the exons ATGGCTTCTCGTGTTAACATCTGCTCTGTTAACATATTGGATAATCCTTCTACATTCACTGCTCAACTCAAACTTGAAATCACATTTGAAGTGTTTGAATATCTTCCACATG ACCTCGAATGGGAGCTAGTTTATGTAGGCTCAGCAAAATCAAGCTCCTACGACCAGGTCCTCGATTCGGCTCTCGTTGGCCCTGTTCCCGAAGGCAGACACAAGTTTGTATTCGCA GTAGACGCTCCGGATCCTACGAAAATCCCCGTTCAAGACCTTGTTGGTGTTACCGTTCTTCTTCTTAGATGCAAATATAATGGCCAG GAGTTCATTAACTTGGGATGGTTCGTCTCTAATGATTACGATGATCCAGAGCTGAAAGAGAATCCACCTACGAAACCGATCATTGAGAAG CTAACTCGCACGGTACAGACGGATGATCTGCGTGTAACATCATTTCCGATCAAATGGGATGAGAATCAACCCGATGAGTATCCTCCTGAGCCGGAGCAGGAAGAGATCGACGAGGCGGATTTGATGCCACTTGAAGATGTAGAAGACGAAGAGAAGCGTGAGGAAGACGAG GAGGAAGGCGACGGAAACCCTGAAATTGATGTAGATCTTGAAGAAAGCATGGATAACGATGATGtcaaagatgaagaagaagaggaggaaaaactGGATGAGAGAGAGGATCAAGAGGGATCTACGG ACGATGTAGAAATGGCAGACGACACTGCGGAAACCACAGGAAACACCTCTGCTACTGAAAATGTTACGGCGAATAGTGTTGTTTCTAAGGATGACAAGGCTGAGTTGAAAGAAGCTGGTGATGCCCCCTTCTCAGATGTTACCAATGACTCTCAAGTCACTCAGTAG
- a CDS encoding hypothetical protein (NECATOR_CHRII.G4238.T1) → MLLLVNVEKHQEVLGKIVADLVKYGVPISLVAGPDEVCARCSFVKGKLSDTKLSSDYISSLTTTLSQVSQQEQSSMSEVKSEPSEDRLAIVENESESPSSLATPTPTPMNELDQAIKRALSVTNASLPLVVTLPLGFCPTTFNKETSLDDSRIGSGCDEEDLRLHNKTPSAVSLGSSTLLRVPNLRAVTNIACTNVQDQQSCSEEKPKIDDVSSSKMSKKKRDRPLSLTKSGTVRKGRKTYTGNDLQILEEFYLRDPFACASPDKRQALCQMLNIDPYRLKVWFQNRRRRDKVNIENQRMKEA, encoded by the exons ATGTTGCTGTTAGTAAATGTGGAAAAACATCAAGAAGTTCTAGGCAAAATCGTTGCTGATTTG GTCAAGTATGGTGTCCCAATATCGTTAGTTGCTGGCCCAGATGAGGTGTGCGCTCGATGTTCGTTTGTGAAAGGAAAGCTATCGGACACCAAATTGTCTTCTGACTATATTTCTTCACTAACAACGACTCTCTCACAAGTCTCACAGCAAGAACAG AGCAGCATGAGTGAAGTGAAATCCGAACCAAGCGAGGATCGTCTAGCAATAGTGGAAAATGAAAGCGAAAGTCCAAGTTCTTTAGCTACACCAACCCCGACACCAATGAACGAGTTGGATCAGGCGATAAAGAG GGCTTTAAGCGTCACGAATGCATCCTTGCCACTTGTAGTTACGTTGCCTCTAGGCTTCTGTCCAACTACTTTCAATAAGGAAACTTCACTGGACGACAGTAGGATTGGTAGTGGTTGCGATGAAGAAGAT CTGCGACTGCACAATAAAACTCCATCGGCGGTAAGCCTAGGATCGTCCACGCTATTGAGAGTTCCAAATCTGCGTGCAGTGACAAACATAGCTTGCACAAATGTGCAGGATCAACAATCATGCTCTGAGGAGAAGCCGAAAATTGATGAC GTCTCTTCatcaaaaatgagcaaaaagaaaagagaccgTCCCTTAAGTC TAACGAAAAGCGGTACGGTACGAAAGGGTCGTAAAACATATACAGGAAACGATTTA CAAATCCTAGAAGAATTCTATTTACGTGATCCATTCGCATGTGCAAGTCCCGATAAACGACAAGCGCTCTGCCAAATGCTCAATATTGATCCTTATAGG CTCAAAGTCTGGTTTCAAaatcgaagaagaagagacaAAGTGAACATTGAAAATCAGAGGATGAAGGAAGCTTGA